GCACACAGAGATGCCCTTAGAGTGTACGAAGAATCTGATATATCTTGGACATTTTTAAGTCCATCTGCAATCTTTGAGCCTGGTGAACGTACAGGTAAATATAAATTAGGCAATACAACACTCCTTTCTGATGAAAATGGTTTAAGCAGAATATCAATGGAAGATTATGCCATAGCCATGATAGATGAGCTTGAAAATAAATCATACGAAAGAAAACAATTTACAGTTAGTAGTAAAACAAATAAGGAGGTGCTTTAATGAAACCTAAAATATATTATGTAATGGATACAATGTGTGGTTGGTGCTATTCCTTCAGCGATGTTGTTACAAAAATCTATGGAGAATTTAAAGATCAAGTAGATTTTACAATTGTTCCTGCAGGAATGTGGTTAAATGAAGATGTAAAACAAATGACACCTGCATTTAGTGATTTTATTAGAGAAAATAATGTTAAAATAACTCAACTTTCAGGGAAAGAATTTGGAGAAGATTACTATCTTATGCTTAAAGATAGTAATACGGTTCTAGATAGTCTTCCAGGTTCTAAGGCTATTAATGTTATTAATAACCTTGATACTCAAGCTAGCTTTAGCTATCTGAAAACGCTACAGGAAGAATTTTTTATTAATGGTAAAAATATTAATGATGTAGAGGTTTATTCTAAAATAGCTGAAGATTTCGGAATAGATAGCGATAGCTTCAAAAAAGAATTTTCTTCAAAGAAATTAATTGATCAGACTTTTAAGCAATTTAACTTTGCAAGTGAGTTAGATGTAAGCTCATATCCAAGCTTAATTTTGGTTAATAATGAAAAATCATCCTTAGTATCCTCTGGTTATTTACCCTTTGAGGAAGTTAAAGCCCGTATTGAAAAAAGTATTGGATAATTGAACTAATAAATAAACTCAAGTTCTATGGTTATTTTTAAAAAATGCATTAGTATAAAGGAGATAAAATTTTATGATTAAAAAAATTGAAACAAAACAAAACAATGTGAAATTAACAGTATTTACTTCAGATGAGAACAGTTTTATGGTTACATCTACTCTAATTGAAAAGGCAGGGCATGCATTTTTGATTAATGCAAAATTCACTCAATCTGATGCTAAAGAAATTGTTGAATACATTGAAAAAAGCAACTTAACTTTAGACAAAATTTTCATTATTCATGGAGATCCAGACTACTATTTTGGACTAGAAACAATCAAAGCAGCATTTCCAAAAGCAATTGCATATGCAACACAACCAACTGTAGAACATATTGCTTCTTCTGTATTAGGTAAATTACAAGTTTGGAAACCTGTTCTTTTAGAAAATGCACCAACAAATATTGTTTTACCACAGGTTTTTGCTGAAAAAACAATTGAATTTCAAGGTTTAACCTTTGATCTTGTTGGTTTAGACAATCACAGAATAAGCTTATTCAATAAAGAATTAGAGTTATTATTTGGTGGAATTGATACATTCAACGAAATTCACATCTTCTTAGCAGACACTAGTTCCAAAGAAGCGATGGAAGATTGGACTGCTAACTTAAAAAAATTACAAGAATTACACGCTAAAATTGTCGTGCCAAGTCACGGTTCAATTGAAAAATCATTCGATGATAAGTTACTCACTGCAACTATTGATTACCTTGAAACTGCTATCAAAGCATCTGAGCAAAGTAAAAATTCTGCAGACTTTATTGAAAAGCTTGAAGCAGCATATCCAGGATTTGCAAACAAAGGTGTATTAGCATTAAGTGCAAAAGTTGTAATGAAAGAAATTCCTTGGGGGTAATGTTATGAATAAATATCAAAAATTATTACATGAAACTTACGTATTAACTGGTGAAGGAAAAATGGAAGAATTCAAAACGTATTTAAGTGATAAAGTGTCATGGACAGAAGCTGCGGGATTTCCTTATGCTGGTATATATATAGGACCAGATGAAGTGGTTAAAAATGTACATGAACGTTTGGGAACAGAATGGGAAGGTTATGCTGCTAAAGACAATATATATACATTTAATGAAAATATTGTTATTGTCTATGGAAACTATAGCGGAACCTATAAATTAACAGGTAAATCCTTTATTGCTGATTTTTGTCATCTATATGAATTTGATGAAAATGATAAAGTTAAAAAGTTTATTCAAATTGTGGACAGTGCAACTGTCAATAAGGCGTTAACTTCAAATTAGGCATGTTTATTAGTTTATAGTATGCAAGGAATTGTTCAAATAGTGGTGTGCATGTTCAACATAAAATTTATAAATTTAATCTCTAAACTTTAAAAATCTCTACTTTAAAATCTCAAAAAAACAACAAAAACCCTTGAATTCAAGGGTTTTTGTTGTTTATGTATGGTGGAGGCGAACTGTGCCTAACTATATCACTGTCTATTAAAAGGAGTGAATTATAATTGAAACTATTTTTCATTTTTTAAATTAAATATCTCATCAACAGCTTTTTTATATCCTCCTGCCTCTCTGAGTGATTTTCCAATTTTTTCACTGTTTCTTCTAAAATTATTGTCTGAAAAAATCTTAACTACTGACTGCTTCAATATCTCAGTGGTAACTTTATCTTTTTCAATAATAATACCTGCACCAAGTTCTGCTACTCTCCTTGCTACAAAAGGCTGATCTGCAAATTGAGGAATAAGAATCAATGGGACATCATAATACAACCCTTCATTTGTACTGTTCATACCACCATGGGTGATAAACAAATCTGCTTGTTTTAAAACTTCAAGTTGAGATACATAATTCTTAACAACAAAATTTGATGGAATAGATTTAAATGTATTAACATCTATACTTTTACCTACAGACATAATAATTTCTACATCCATATCACCAAAAGCCTTAAAGCAACTTTCATAAAACTCAATAGAATTATTAAATATTGTACCTAAAGCTATATAAATAACTTTCTTATCATTAGTTTCTAGAGAAAGGCTCATATTTTCCTTTCTGTCTGCTATTGATGGTCCAATAAACTTAAAACTTTCATCAAAACTTTCACCACAAATTTGAAGATACTTAGATGTATATACAATATTAATAGTACCTGTGCCACCAACTGCAGTCGTTATACTAGGAAACTTTATATCATATTTCTCTTGTAAATTCTTAACAAAATTTATGTAAACTGAACTATTTAAAATAGGTTGTATTATAGGTCCTACTTGCCTAAATAAATCCGAAAAAATATTTGTATTTTCGTTAGTTGCAAAAGTGGTAATAGAACAAATTGTAGGTATTTTTAACACTCTCCCCAATTCATTACCTATAATAAAGACTGCATCATAAATAATATAATCGAATTTTTCCTTTGTAGTAACTACAATTTCAAGTATTTCTTCAAACATTTTTTCTAACCTAGCGAGGGTCTCCATTGGTTGCTTACTATCCTCAAAATTTGCTGAATTCTTAAGACCTTTGAATCTAGCTCCTGTCTTTTCTATTTTCCCTCTAAATTCCTCACCTGAAATATATGTAACCTGCTCCCCTCTATTCATTAATTCTTTGACTAAACCTATAGTAGGGTTAACGTGCCCTGTACCGAACATACTTATAAATAACGCATTTGACATTTTTCATCCATCCTTTTTGTTTTATATTAGTATCTTAAATCTATGATAATTAGTTTTTGTTATATTGTTTCACTATATATGAAATTTTCCAGTACATCTAAACCTCAAATATTTTATTATCTTCTTTTGTTACTTAGTTTTCAAATTTTCCGTAATACTTCTCAGCCTGCCTTCCTCCTGTAACAAAAGTCTTATCTTGGGTTGTTTTAAAATCAATTCGCTGTGATGAGTTATATTCAAGTCCAATTTCTTCTAATGAGTGCATAAATTCACTCGCGAATTGCTCTGACTCAAAGCTTTGTAATAAATCAACTGTAATATAATCTCCTGCAGACAACATATTCAAAATGAGACCTTTTGTACCACTACTGTATAAATGCATCGAATCAACGTATTTTTCACATTCTCCAAGCTGTAATTGACCAGCATAGCTAATAACAAATGTATTGATACAAAAATCATTAAAGAATGACAGCATCTGTTTTTTTTCTGACAAAGTTTCTAGCTGGTCAAGCTTATCGCTCAATCCAATCTGATTATTAGCTGCACTTTTAACTACATCTGACTGTCTCTGCTGCTTTATAATATTCCTATACATTGTTGCTTGCTCATTAAGAGACAGTTTTTCAGCAGCTTCAGTATACGGCAAATATAAACTGCTAACGCAATTCTTATGTGTATTTTCAAGTCCAAGTTCTTTTCTCATATCACTTGCCATGCTACATACAATAGGTTTATCTACACCCGGATGAAGCTTCTTAATAGACTTTGATGCAAGCAGTGCAACTAAGATCGCTGGTGTAGCATTATTCTCTTTTGCAAATGCCATGAATTTGTCACGATTAATGTTAATCTCATAGCGATAATAATTACTGACCTCATTTGCATTTTCAGGAAGTGCATACCCATCTTTAACAACTTCAGGCATTGGAATATTACCTATATCATATTTTGAATCTCCAAAAGGTTCCATTGTCTCACCAGCAAGAAGTGTTTCTCCAGCAAGTCTAATTCCAGTTGCATCAAATGTCTTGTTATATTTCGCGCAGCAATAATAATATAGCAAAGTCTTAATAAATGGCATTATTCCACGACCATCACAAAGTGCATGATGAAAAGCAACACAGATTTTTTTATCTTTATAGGTCACATCAATAAGATTGTAATTAACCTTCATACTTCCCAACGCACGAAATTTGTCAGTTTTCGCTAAAATAACAGGTAACAGATTATGTGCTATATAATAATCTCCATTTTTTTCAACCAACTTACTTGTAAGATACGGATACCTCTCCATGGCTTTATCAAGCGCTCTCCTTAAAAGATCTCCTCTGACTTTGTCTTTCATACGGATATCAAAGACTGTACTACGAATTCCACCATCCCTGTATAAATAAGCTTGTCCTGAACGTATTTTTTTCATGATTATTCCTCCCTTTCAAAGTTATATGTAATATTTGTGCACGAAAGTCATATATCCCTTATCATAACCTCATATTAAATCCGTTACCTTGTGGATAAATTATATGAATTATCTACGGGATTGAATCCTTTCTTCAAGGCCTCTATTCTTCTCTCTACACTTTGATGCACAATTTCACTTTTTTCTGCAATATCGAAACCATGAACTGTCCCTATTGTCTTATGCAGTTCAACATGAATACCATTTTTCTGCAAGGCTTCAGCAAAGTTTATTCCTTCGTCCCGTAAACAGTCGAACTCTGAAACTTCAATATAGGAATCGGGCAAATTTTCTAAAGAAGTTGCCTCCATAGGAGATGCATATTCTCTATTGATATGTACTTCATCCTTTAGGTAAAGTTTCCACATTTTTTCATTAAGTTTGGAATTCCACATAGGAGTGTCTTTATAATTTTTAATAGATTCAGTAATCTGTCTTGCATCTGTTACCGGATAAATGAGCATTTGAAAACAAATACTAGGAGCTTTTCTATCCCGAGCCATTAGATTCACAGCAGCAGCAAGCCCACCACCTGCGCTATCTCCGCCAATAGCTATTCTGTTTTTATCAATGCCAAGTACTTCTACATTTTTACAAACCCATTCAAATGCAGCATAGCAATCCTCAACACCAAAAGGGAAAGCATATTTAGGTGCCAATCTGTAATCAACGAAAATCACTTTACAAGGTGTCTTTAAGGCATACTCACAAACTAAGTTCTTATGATAGGGTGCTGCTTTTAGGGCAAACGCTCCTCCGTGTAAATAGATAA
This window of the Clostridium estertheticum genome carries:
- a CDS encoding DsbA family protein, with the translated sequence MKPKIYYVMDTMCGWCYSFSDVVTKIYGEFKDQVDFTIVPAGMWLNEDVKQMTPAFSDFIRENNVKITQLSGKEFGEDYYLMLKDSNTVLDSLPGSKAINVINNLDTQASFSYLKTLQEEFFINGKNINDVEVYSKIAEDFGIDSDSFKKEFSSKKLIDQTFKQFNFASELDVSSYPSLILVNNEKSSLVSSGYLPFEEVKARIEKSIG
- a CDS encoding MBL fold metallo-hydrolase, producing MIKKIETKQNNVKLTVFTSDENSFMVTSTLIEKAGHAFLINAKFTQSDAKEIVEYIEKSNLTLDKIFIIHGDPDYYFGLETIKAAFPKAIAYATQPTVEHIASSVLGKLQVWKPVLLENAPTNIVLPQVFAEKTIEFQGLTFDLVGLDNHRISLFNKELELLFGGIDTFNEIHIFLADTSSKEAMEDWTANLKKLQELHAKIVVPSHGSIEKSFDDKLLTATIDYLETAIKASEQSKNSADFIEKLEAAYPGFANKGVLALSAKVVMKEIPWG
- a CDS encoding alpha/beta hydrolase; the encoded protein is MSKYNIHSDFKKYENTKLPLYPLLLPLINTLINSSVNKIKPAEGVSATKKKITGYQNGTIELTIYEPKEIEKNAPCLIYLHGGAFALKAAPYHKNLVCEYALKTPCKVIFVDYRLAPKYAFPFGVEDCYAAFEWVCKNVEVLGIDKNRIAIGGDSAGGGLAAAVNLMARDRKAPSICFQMLIYPVTDARQITESIKNYKDTPMWNSKLNEKMWKLYLKDEVHINREYASPMEATSLENLPDSYIEVSEFDCLRDEGINFAEALQKNGIHVELHKTIGTVHGFDIAEKSEIVHQSVERRIEALKKGFNPVDNSYNLSTR
- a CDS encoding nuclear transport factor 2 family protein; the protein is MNKYQKLLHETYVLTGEGKMEEFKTYLSDKVSWTEAAGFPYAGIYIGPDEVVKNVHERLGTEWEGYAAKDNIYTFNENIVIVYGNYSGTYKLTGKSFIADFCHLYEFDENDKVKKFIQIVDSATVNKALTSN
- a CDS encoding macrolide family glycosyltransferase, translating into MSNALFISMFGTGHVNPTIGLVKELMNRGEQVTYISGEEFRGKIEKTGARFKGLKNSANFEDSKQPMETLARLEKMFEEILEIVVTTKEKFDYIIYDAVFIIGNELGRVLKIPTICSITTFATNENTNIFSDLFRQVGPIIQPILNSSVYINFVKNLQEKYDIKFPSITTAVGGTGTINIVYTSKYLQICGESFDESFKFIGPSIADRKENMSLSLETNDKKVIYIALGTIFNNSIEFYESCFKAFGDMDVEIIMSVGKSIDVNTFKSIPSNFVVKNYVSQLEVLKQADLFITHGGMNSTNEGLYYDVPLILIPQFADQPFVARRVAELGAGIIIEKDKVTTEILKQSVVKIFSDNNFRRNSEKIGKSLREAGGYKKAVDEIFNLKNEK